The proteins below come from a single Isoptericola dokdonensis DS-3 genomic window:
- a CDS encoding ABC transporter ATP-binding protein yields MLVSLARSYLRPYTGAVWLLVALQLLATLASLYLPALNADIVDQGVTRGDTAYIMQVGGWMLVVSLGQVVCAIGAVLVGARTATALGRDVRRDLFDAVQGFSARELGQFGAPSLITRTTNDVQQVQMTVLMTFTIIVMAPIMLVGGVIMALQEDVALSGLLLVVVPVLGIAVGLLLWRMVPYFRAMQKRIDAINGVLREQITGLRVVRAFVRERREVARFGATNTELYDTSLAAGKLMALAFPMVMLIMNASSVAVLWFGGRRVDAGQLMVGELMAFLSYIMYILMAVMMSTMMVMMVPRAAVAAGRISDVLGTQTSVTEPSSPVALTSLADGEGPRGEVRFDAVEFRYPGADEPVLHELSFTARPGAVTAIIGSTGAGKSTLLNLVPRLFDVTGGRVLLDGVDVRDLASGDLGSLLGLVPQKAYLFSGTVADNLRYGKPDATEPEMWEALEVAQAADFVRALPEGLEAPVAQGGTTFSGGQRQRLAIARAIVRRPRVYLFDDSFSALDYATDARLRAALRPRTGDAAVIVVAQRVATIRDADQIVVLDHGRVVGRGTHAELLAGNETYQEIVSSQMSLEEAA; encoded by the coding sequence ATGCTCGTCTCCCTGGCGCGGAGCTACCTGCGCCCCTACACGGGCGCGGTGTGGCTCCTGGTGGCCCTCCAGCTGCTGGCCACCCTTGCCTCGCTCTACCTGCCGGCCCTCAACGCCGACATCGTCGACCAGGGCGTGACCCGGGGCGACACGGCCTACATCATGCAGGTCGGCGGCTGGATGCTGGTCGTCAGCCTCGGCCAGGTGGTGTGCGCGATCGGGGCCGTCCTCGTGGGCGCCCGCACCGCGACCGCGCTCGGCCGCGACGTGCGCCGGGACCTGTTCGACGCCGTGCAGGGGTTCTCGGCCCGCGAGCTCGGGCAGTTCGGCGCGCCGTCCCTCATCACCCGCACCACCAACGACGTCCAGCAGGTCCAGATGACCGTCCTCATGACGTTCACGATCATCGTCATGGCCCCGATCATGCTGGTCGGGGGCGTCATCATGGCGCTCCAGGAGGACGTCGCGCTCTCCGGGCTGCTGCTGGTCGTGGTGCCGGTGCTCGGGATCGCCGTCGGGCTGCTGCTGTGGCGGATGGTGCCGTACTTCCGGGCGATGCAGAAGCGCATCGACGCCATCAACGGGGTCCTGCGCGAGCAGATCACCGGCCTGCGGGTCGTGCGGGCGTTCGTGCGGGAGCGCCGGGAGGTCGCGCGGTTCGGGGCGACGAACACCGAGCTGTACGACACGTCGCTGGCGGCGGGCAAGCTCATGGCGCTGGCCTTCCCGATGGTCATGCTCATCATGAACGCGTCCAGCGTCGCGGTGCTGTGGTTCGGCGGTCGTCGGGTCGACGCCGGCCAGCTGATGGTGGGCGAGCTCATGGCGTTCCTCAGCTACATCATGTACATCCTCATGGCGGTCATGATGAGCACGATGATGGTCATGATGGTGCCGCGCGCGGCGGTCGCCGCGGGCCGCATCAGCGACGTGCTCGGCACCCAGACCTCCGTGACCGAGCCCTCGTCGCCGGTCGCCCTGACGTCCCTCGCCGACGGGGAGGGGCCGCGCGGCGAGGTGCGGTTCGACGCCGTCGAGTTCCGGTACCCGGGCGCGGACGAGCCGGTGCTGCACGAGCTCTCGTTCACGGCGCGGCCGGGTGCGGTCACCGCGATCATCGGCTCCACCGGCGCGGGCAAGTCGACCCTGCTCAACCTGGTGCCGCGCCTGTTCGACGTCACCGGGGGTCGGGTGCTCCTCGACGGCGTCGACGTGCGCGACCTCGCCTCCGGCGACCTCGGCTCCCTGCTCGGGCTCGTCCCGCAGAAGGCCTACCTGTTCAGCGGCACCGTCGCGGACAACCTGCGGTACGGCAAGCCCGACGCCACCGAGCCGGAGATGTGGGAGGCGCTGGAGGTCGCCCAGGCCGCCGACTTCGTACGGGCGCTGCCCGAGGGTCTCGAGGCGCCGGTCGCGCAGGGCGGCACCACGTTCTCCGGCGGGCAGCGCCAGCGCCTGGCCATCGCCCGCGCGATCGTGCGCCGGCCCCGCGTCTACCTGTTCGACGACTCGTTCTCCGCGCTCGACTACGCGACCGACGCCCGACTGCGCGCAGCGCTCCGACCACGGACCGGGGACGCGGCGGTGATCGTCGTCGCGCAGCGCGTCGCGACCATCCGCGACGCCGACCAGATCGTCGTCCTCGACCACGGCCGCGTCGTCGGCCGCGGCACCCACGCCGAGCTCCTGGCCGGCAACGAGACGTATCAGGAGATCGTCTCGTCGCAGATGTCCCTCGAGGAGGCGGCGTGA
- a CDS encoding TetR/AcrR family transcriptional regulator — MTTPPATRATPMTPADRRAAIVDAVLPLVAARGAEVTSRDLAAAAGVAEGTLFRAFGDKRTLVGAVAYEGLHRASGPEATRAELAGIDPADPLEDRLTAAIELGRARMAEVVRWMSVLRSLHERAGDAPDPTSAQATELRARLLGQRELQRNVTVHGLQDLLRPDAHRLRVPVDVAVAVLEASIAGTHGRIDRLTPAPPARVVADVLVHGLVSDDRRPSAPDGRPAPADAPAHGSGTPHPEEP; from the coding sequence ATGACCACGCCGCCTGCCACCCGGGCGACACCGATGACCCCCGCCGACCGCCGCGCCGCGATCGTGGACGCCGTGCTGCCGCTCGTCGCCGCACGCGGCGCCGAGGTGACCAGCCGCGACCTGGCCGCGGCCGCCGGGGTCGCGGAGGGCACCCTGTTCCGGGCGTTCGGCGACAAGCGGACCCTCGTCGGCGCCGTCGCGTACGAAGGACTGCACCGTGCCTCCGGTCCCGAGGCCACCCGCGCCGAGCTCGCGGGCATCGACCCGGCCGACCCGCTCGAGGACCGGCTCACCGCCGCGATCGAGCTCGGCCGGGCCCGGATGGCCGAGGTCGTGCGGTGGATGAGCGTCCTGCGGTCCCTGCACGAGCGGGCGGGCGACGCCCCCGACCCGACGTCCGCGCAGGCCACGGAGCTCCGTGCCCGGCTGCTCGGGCAGCGCGAGCTGCAGCGCAACGTCACCGTGCACGGCCTGCAGGACCTCCTGCGTCCCGACGCGCACCGGCTGCGCGTGCCGGTCGACGTCGCCGTCGCGGTGCTCGAGGCCTCGATCGCCGGCACCCACGGCCGCATCGACCGGCTGACCCCCGCACCACCCGCCCGCGTGGTGGCCGACGTCCTCGTGCACGGGCTCGTGTCCGACGACCGCCGCCCGTCCGCGCCGGACGGCCGCCCTGCTCCTGCCGACGCGCCCGCGCACGGCAGCGGAACCCCCCACCCCGAGGAGCCCTGA
- a CDS encoding SPFH domain-containing protein, producing the protein MEPATIIGWVVLLAFVVFVVTALFKMVRVVPQATALIIERLGRYNKTFDPGLHWLFPFVDKVRAGVDLREQVVSFPPQPVITSDNLVVSIDTVIYFQVTEPKSAVYEIANYITGIEQLTVTTLRNVVGSMDLEQTLTSRDQINGQLRGVLDEATGRWGVRVNRVELKSIDPPASVQGAMEQQMRAERDRRATILTAEGVKQSQILTAEGEKQSQILRAEGDAQSQILRAEGEARAILQVFGAIHEGDADPKLLAYQYLQMLPEIANGTASKLWVVPTEFTAALGSIAKGFGGTPGTPGIPAEPTGDDSGDGGTRAGLSAALASSGLQDPGEALAEARRQAEAATADATSSGTRSGMPFDPSVERGQRPQGETHQAPPPPQAQPRTLGEGETPPAPPQP; encoded by the coding sequence GTGGAACCAGCGACCATCATCGGATGGGTCGTCCTGCTCGCGTTCGTGGTCTTCGTGGTCACGGCCCTGTTCAAGATGGTGCGGGTGGTCCCGCAGGCCACAGCGCTCATCATCGAGCGGCTGGGCCGGTACAACAAGACGTTCGACCCGGGCCTGCACTGGCTCTTCCCGTTCGTCGACAAGGTCCGCGCGGGGGTCGACCTGCGCGAGCAGGTCGTGTCGTTCCCGCCGCAGCCCGTCATCACGTCGGACAACCTCGTGGTGAGCATCGACACCGTCATCTACTTCCAGGTGACCGAGCCGAAGTCCGCGGTGTACGAGATCGCGAACTACATCACCGGCATCGAGCAGCTCACCGTCACCACGCTGCGGAACGTCGTCGGGTCGATGGACCTCGAGCAGACGCTGACCAGCCGTGACCAGATCAACGGCCAGCTCCGTGGCGTGCTCGACGAGGCGACAGGGCGTTGGGGCGTGCGCGTCAACCGTGTGGAGCTCAAGTCGATCGACCCGCCGGCGTCGGTCCAGGGTGCGATGGAGCAGCAGATGCGCGCCGAGCGCGACCGCCGCGCCACGATCCTCACCGCCGAGGGTGTCAAGCAGTCGCAGATCCTCACGGCCGAGGGCGAGAAGCAGTCCCAGATCCTGCGGGCCGAGGGTGACGCGCAGTCGCAGATCCTGCGGGCCGAGGGTGAGGCGCGCGCGATCCTCCAGGTGTTCGGCGCCATCCACGAGGGCGACGCCGACCCGAAGCTGCTGGCCTACCAGTACCTCCAGATGCTCCCGGAGATCGCGAACGGGACGGCGTCGAAGCTGTGGGTCGTGCCGACGGAGTTCACCGCAGCGCTGGGCTCCATCGCCAAGGGGTTCGGCGGCACGCCGGGCACCCCGGGCATCCCGGCCGAGCCGACGGGCGACGACAGCGGCGACGGCGGCACGCGGGCCGGGCTGTCGGCCGCGCTGGCGAGCTCCGGGCTGCAGGACCCGGGCGAGGCGCTGGCCGAGGCGCGCCGCCAGGCGGAGGCCGCCACGGCGGACGCCACGAGCTCGGGCACCCGCTCGGGAATGCCGTTCGACCCGTCGGTCGAGCGGGGGCAGCGCCCGCAGGGGGAGACGCACCAGGCGCCGCCCCCGCCGCAGGCGCAGCCGCGGACGCTCGGCGAGGGCGAGACCCCGCCCGCGCCTCCGCAGCCGTAG
- a CDS encoding NfeD family protein yields the protein MDSWLWWVGGALVLAVIEMLTLDLVFIMLAGGALAGGVTAAAGGPPWLQFVVACVVAVLLLAVLRPWLLSNLRRREPLVETNAAAQVGRLAVVLAEVTETGGRVKLAGEVWSARLPDDGIPNSTGRLAPGTEVRVVAIDGATAVVQSVATATGPATDDGGRLV from the coding sequence ATGGACTCCTGGTTGTGGTGGGTCGGCGGGGCGCTCGTCCTGGCCGTGATCGAGATGCTGACGCTCGACCTGGTGTTCATCATGCTGGCCGGGGGAGCGCTGGCCGGGGGCGTGACCGCCGCCGCCGGCGGCCCACCCTGGTTGCAGTTCGTCGTGGCCTGCGTCGTGGCGGTGCTGCTGCTCGCGGTGCTGCGGCCCTGGCTGCTCTCCAACCTGCGTCGGCGCGAGCCGCTGGTCGAGACCAACGCCGCCGCGCAGGTCGGCCGGCTCGCCGTCGTGCTGGCCGAGGTGACCGAGACCGGCGGGCGGGTCAAGCTCGCCGGTGAGGTGTGGTCGGCGCGGCTGCCCGACGACGGGATCCCGAACAGCACCGGTCGCCTCGCCCCGGGCACCGAGGTGCGCGTCGTCGCGATCGACGGCGCGACCGCGGTCGTGCAGTCCGTCGCCACGGCGACGGGGCCGGCCACCGACGACGGCGGCCGGCTCGTCTGA
- a CDS encoding ABC transporter ATP-binding protein produces the protein MSAVLDLQGVSVRRGPATLVDSIDWKVAEGERWIVLGPNGAGKTTLLDILAARAFPSAGTVDLLGERLGKVNVFELRPRIGFASAALAERIPRDETVRNVVLTAAYGVTGRWREEYEELDESRADDLLAAFDVAGLADRLYGTLSEGERKRVQIARALMTDPEVLLLDEPAAGLDLAGREELVGALAELAGDPASPVLVVVTHHVEEIPPGFTHLLLLGDGTIEAAGPIEEVLTAENLSRAFGMDLLVAHGGGRWLARAARPAGR, from the coding sequence ATGAGCGCCGTTCTCGACCTGCAGGGTGTCAGCGTGCGACGGGGTCCGGCGACCCTGGTCGACTCGATCGACTGGAAGGTCGCCGAGGGGGAGCGCTGGATCGTCCTGGGCCCCAACGGCGCCGGCAAGACGACGCTGCTCGACATCCTTGCCGCCCGAGCGTTCCCCTCGGCCGGCACCGTGGACCTGCTGGGCGAACGCCTGGGCAAGGTCAACGTCTTCGAGCTGCGCCCCCGCATCGGGTTCGCGTCCGCGGCGCTCGCGGAGCGCATCCCGCGCGACGAGACGGTGCGCAACGTCGTGCTGACCGCCGCCTACGGGGTGACGGGCCGCTGGCGCGAGGAGTACGAGGAGCTCGACGAGTCGCGGGCCGACGACCTGCTCGCGGCGTTCGACGTCGCCGGGCTGGCGGACCGCCTGTACGGCACGCTCAGCGAGGGCGAGCGCAAGCGCGTCCAGATCGCGCGTGCCCTCATGACCGACCCCGAGGTGCTGCTGCTCGACGAGCCCGCGGCGGGGCTGGACCTCGCCGGGCGGGAGGAGCTCGTGGGCGCGCTGGCCGAGCTCGCGGGCGACCCGGCGTCGCCGGTGCTCGTCGTGGTGACCCACCACGTCGAGGAGATCCCGCCGGGCTTCACCCACCTGCTGCTCCTCGGCGACGGGACGATCGAGGCCGCCGGCCCGATCGAGGAGGTCCTCACCGCCGAGAACCTGTCCCGCGCCTTCGGCATGGATCTGCTCGTCGCCCACGGCGGCGGGCGCTGGCTGGCCCGCGCCGCACGACCCGCGGGGCGCTGA